The DNA region CTTCCTTTTTAATGACTCTTTTCACATCTCAAAAAAATCATTCATCATTCTTAATTCATAACTCATAATTCAAAAAACATGGCACATAATTTAAATTTCAACGAACAGACAGGCAAATACAGTTTTTTCAGTGTAAAGCAAAAGCCTTGGCACGGATTGGGGCAGATAATGACTGATTACCCAACCAGTGCAGAAGCCATGCAGGTTGCAGGACTCGATTTCGAAGTCATCAAATCCCCATTGTTTACCACAGGCAGAACCAGGAGCATTGGTGATAGTGGCGAACTAGAAGAAGCCAACGATATTCTAGTCCCCAATGCATTCGCCAACCTTCGCACAGACACCAACCAACCTTTGGGCGTGGTGGGCAATGATTACAACATCATCCAAAACAGGGAAGCGTTCGCATTCTTTGACGCCATTGTTGGCGGTGGCGATGGCATCCTATACGAGACCGCAGGCGCTTTGGGCAATGGAGAACGTATTTTCATAACCGCCAAACTACCCGATTACATTAAGGTCGGCAGCAATGACTATTTAGAACAGTATTTATTTTTGACTACATCGCACGACGGCAGCGGAAGCATAACCGCAGCGTTTACCCCTGTAAGGATCGTTTGTAATAATACTTTAAATGCAGCATTAAACAATATGGGAAATATGGTTCGCATCCGCCACACAGGGGGAGCAGCAGCAAAATTGGTGGAAGCCCATAGGGTGATGGGTATTGCTACCGCCAACGGCAAAGTAATGGAAGAAAGTTTCAACCATTTTGCAAAGGTTCACATTACAGACAAAGAAGTCAAAAGGTTGATTGAACTAGCCATGACACCCAACAAGGAAACCCTACAAATCCTAAAAGATAACAGATACAGCGATTTGTCAACCGTATTCAAAAATCAATGTGAAGAAGTGTTTAGTTATGCGATGACCGCAGAAACACAGCAACTAGAAACGACCAAAGGAACAGTATTCGGGGCGTACAATGCCATTACAGGTTATTTTCAGAATGTGAGAAGTTACAAGGATGAAGAAGCCAAACTTAAATCTTTGGTATATGGTGGAACAGCAGCCACCAAAGCACAGAAAGCACTCGATTTATGTAGCGCATTTGCCGAGCATGGCAAAGAGGCTCTTTTACTTAATTAATTCAAATCCATTCAAAACAGGCAGCCGTCAAATGGCGGTTGTCTAAAACATAAATTAGTCATGACAAAGACTGACATAAAACAACTATAAACAAACTACAATATGAACTTAACTGATTTAAACGGCTTCACATTGGAAGTCACAAATTTGGACGAAGCCATACGGCAGTCTGAGGCATTTTTCGCTTATAGTCAGGTCGATGGTGACTTTTCGGAATTCAACAAAAAACAAAGAGCCTATTGGTATGATTTGCACCATAAATTATTAATCCTAAAATCAAATCAAAACAATGAGTAACCTAAGTAACAAAACAGATTATAAAGCCCTGTCTATCATGGGTACTATAGTCAAAATATTTGAACGACTACACTACTTGGATAAGACAAAAGAGGATGATATGGATGCGACCCCTGCCAAAAACCTTTTACAAGGAATAATTGAATCCAACAACTATAGAGTCAACTATGACAGAAATAACAAAAAACCAATCATTAAAATAAAGGAACTATGAATACTAATTTTTTCAAACAGATAGCACAATTGGATTTCACAGGCGTGTTACAATTAAACATCGCCAAAGGGGCAGATAATAACTAATCGTTTCTATGTTGTTAGAAAATGAAGCTTGTGGCGACGATGCCAATAATTTGATTCCACTAACGAATGTGGCGTTGGCGAGGGCATTAGAACCTGCAGACTAAAGAGATCTGAAATTTTTGTAACCACAAAACTGGATGCGGCCACAAAAGGTTATGAAGTGGAATTGCAACTTAAAAGTGGAGACTTTTTTTAAGCAGCAATGCTTTGTTTAGATAAATAGAATTGTTCCATTTGATTGGGAGTTTTTCCACCCAAGGCCGAGTGAATTCTCCTGGCATGATAAAATCCTTCTATGTATCTGAATATTTCAAATTTAGCGATCTCCTTGTTTTGGAAATGTTTGTGATAAACAAATTCAGTTTTTAATGTTTTAAAGAAGCTTTCTGCGACAGCATTGTCCCAACAGTTTCCCTTTCGGCTCATGCTTTGGGTAATTTCATGGCTTTTCAATAAGGTAGTGAATTCTTTACCTGCATATTGAACTCCTCTATCTGAATGAAAGACCAGTCCAGGTTGAACACCTCTGGTCTTAACGGCAATCCTTAATGCAGCAATAACCGTATTTTTTGCCGTCATGTCACTACTAAAAGAATAACCAATTAATTTTCTGTCTGCTAGATCGATTACCGAACTCAGATACAGCCATCCTGTACCCGTTTTAATGTAAGTGATGTCGCCTACCCATTTCTGACCAATCCCATCCGCTGAAAAATCTCTTTGAAGGAGATTTTCAGCTAATCTGTAGTCGTGGTCTGAATCCGTGGTGACAACATATTTCTTACGTATTTTACTTCTTAGATGCATTCTTTTCATTAATCTGGCTACATAGGATCTTGAAACATAATGTTGTTTGTTGTTCAGTTCCTGTGCTATGCGGGGGCTACCATAAATATTATGGCTATGTTCAAATGTTTCTTTAATTAGTTCAGACATTGTTTGAGTTTTCTTTGCCCTATTACTTTGGGGACGTAACAGCCACCTGTAAAATCCGCTGCTGCTTGTTTTTAATACATGGCACATCTTCTCTACTGAATATTCGTTTGTATGATCTTTTATAAAGGCATATTTATTCAGTCTTTCCCCGCGAAGATGGCCACCGCTTTTTTTAATATCGCATTTTCCAATTCTGCCTCCTTCAATCTCTTTCTCAATTCCCTGAGTTCCTGTTCCTCTGGACTTAATTTATTGTTTTTAGGCACCAGTGTACCGCCGTTAAATCTTGGATCCCTGCGCCATTTACTTAACAAATCTGCACTTATGTCTAGCTCTTTGGCTGCTGACAATACTGATTCTTTTACGTAAGACAGTTCTACTGCCATTTTCTTAAAGCTTTCTTCAAATAATCTTCCCATCGTTGGACAAATTTAATTTTTTAATGATCAAATCCGTCTCCACTCAAAGGTAGCAACTCCAAAGTAACCGTTGCAGGTATCGAAAGTTCGCTTAAAGCATTGGACATTGAGTATATCGACCGGATGATTATCCATGCGCCGAAACAGTGGGCAGAGTACGATAAAGAAGACCGCCATTTTGAGGGGAACCGTGAGACTTGGCGTGCTTTGGAAGATGCTTACAAAGCGGGGAAAATTCATGCTATCGACGTTTCAAACTTTCAGGTTGAAGATATTGAAAACATCCTTCCAAGCTGTACTGTAAAACCGATGGTCAATCAGATTTTAACGCATATCAGCAATACGCCAAAAGAATTAATTGCCTACTACCAGCAACACAATATCCTCGTAGTAGCCTATTCGCGCATTGATTGCCCAAGGGGATTTGATGAAAAATCAGGTTGTCATTAAAATGGCTGAAAAGTACAATCTTTCGGTTCCTCAATTGGCTATCCGTTACTATCTTGAATCGGGATTGTTGCCAGTGGCAAAAACAGCCAATCCAAAGAATATGAAAAGTAACTCGGAGGTAGATTTTGAAATATCGACAGAAGATATGGAGCAACTGAAAAATATAGAGAATATCAAAGACTACGTCGAGTTCAGCAAATTCCCTGTCTTTTGGAATTAATAAAACAATAAAATTTTAGTTCGTCTAAACTATGGGTACATTTTCTATAAAAAAGCGTTCGGTACAGAAGCCTCCGAAGCCGATTTAAAACAGATGGACATCCAGCACAGGGAAGTAACGGCAAAGGATGTGGAGATTGATATTTTATACTGTGGTGTATGCCATTCCGATTTGCATACTGCGAGGAACGAATGGGGCGGCACTTCGTACCCCAATGTTCCCGGTCATGAAATTGTGGGACGGATTACAAAAGTTGGTGAGGGCGTTACCAAATTTAAGGTTGGCGATCTTGCAGGCGTAGGCTGTATGGTAGATAGCTGCCGGGAGTACGAAAACAAAGAGGGATTGGAGCAATATTGTGAAAACGGAAAGATTGGCACATATAACGCCCCCGATAAGCATTTGGGAGCGCATACGTGTTTCTAAACGTTTCCAAAATGTATCCAACTGTTCTATAAGTGTGCTCCCGTTTCCTTATTTTATTGAATGATTTACCAAAATCGGAAAGAAATAACTCCTCTGGGTTACGCATTTGTTGTTAAGTTAAAATAATAA from Rhizosphaericola mali includes:
- a CDS encoding DUF932 domain-containing protein, whose amino-acid sequence is MAHNLNFNEQTGKYSFFSVKQKPWHGLGQIMTDYPTSAEAMQVAGLDFEVIKSPLFTTGRTRSIGDSGELEEANDILVPNAFANLRTDTNQPLGVVGNDYNIIQNREAFAFFDAIVGGGDGILYETAGALGNGERIFITAKLPDYIKVGSNDYLEQYLFLTTSHDGSGSITAAFTPVRIVCNNTLNAALNNMGNMVRIRHTGGAAAKLVEAHRVMGIATANGKVMEESFNHFAKVHITDKEVKRLIELAMTPNKETLQILKDNRYSDLSTVFKNQCEEVFSYAMTAETQQLETTKGTVFGAYNAITGYFQNVRSYKDEEAKLKSLVYGGTAATKAQKALDLCSAFAEHGKEALLLN
- a CDS encoding IS3 family transposase, which produces MKSRGTGTQGIEKEIEGGRIGKCDIKKSGGHLRGERLNKYAFIKDHTNEYSVEKMCHVLKTSSSGFYRWLLRPQSNRAKKTQTMSELIKETFEHSHNIYGSPRIAQELNNKQHYVSRSYVARLMKRMHLRSKIRKKYVVTTDSDHDYRLAENLLQRDFSADGIGQKWVGDITYIKTGTGWLYLSSVIDLADRKLIGYSFSSDMTAKNTVIAALRIAVKTRGVQPGLVFHSDRGVQYAGKEFTTLLKSHEITQSMSRKGNCWDNAVAESFFKTLKTEFVYHKHFQNKEIAKFEIFRYIEGFYHARRIHSALGGKTPNQMEQFYLSKQSIAA
- a CDS encoding transposase, with the translated sequence MGRLFEESFKKMAVELSYVKESVLSAAKELDISADLLSKWRRDPRFNGGTLVPKNNKLSPEEQELRELRKRLKEAELENAILKKAVAIFAGKD
- a CDS encoding aldo/keto reductase, giving the protein MDIEYIDRMIIHAPKQWAEYDKEDRHFEGNRETWRALEDAYKAGKIHAIDVSNFQVEDIENILPSCTVKPMVNQILTHISNTPKELIAYYQQHNILVVAYSRIDCPRGFDEKSGCH
- a CDS encoding aldo/keto reductase, translating into MKNQVVIKMAEKYNLSVPQLAIRYYLESGLLPVAKTANPKNMKSNSEVDFEISTEDMEQLKNIENIKDYVEFSKFPVFWN
- a CDS encoding alcohol dehydrogenase catalytic domain-containing protein → MDIQHREVTAKDVEIDILYCGVCHSDLHTARNEWGGTSYPNVPGHEIVGRITKVGEGVTKFKVGDLAGVGCMVDSCREYENKEGLEQYCENGKIGTYNAPDKHLGAHTCF